In Clostridium swellfunianum, a genomic segment contains:
- a CDS encoding acetyl-CoA carboxylase carboxyltransferase subunit alpha yields the protein MAVLEFEKKIEELANKIEDVKRFSKEQDVDLSIEIEKLEKKLEEMKSQVYTNLSAWEKVTLAKLVERPTALDYIEKIFTDFIEFHGDRLFGDDPSIVGGVGKLNGRPVTVIGQQKGRDTKEYIKRNFGMPNPEGYRKALRLMKQAEKFNRPVICFVDTPGAYPGIGAEERGQGEAIARNLMEMANLKVPVVSVVIGEGGSGGALAMAVADEVWMLENSIYSILSPEGFASILWKDSSRAKEAAGVMKITADDLKSFGIIDRVIKEPLGGAHKNVDETAANIKSALEETIGILVKYDRDTLLNRRYDKFRSFGIYNE from the coding sequence GTGGCTGTACTAGAATTTGAAAAGAAAATTGAAGAGTTAGCTAATAAGATAGAGGATGTTAAGAGATTTTCAAAGGAGCAGGATGTAGATCTTTCAATTGAAATTGAAAAGCTTGAGAAAAAGCTTGAGGAAATGAAAAGCCAGGTTTACACCAATCTAAGTGCGTGGGAGAAAGTAACCTTGGCAAAGCTTGTGGAAAGACCTACAGCTTTAGATTATATTGAAAAGATATTTACAGATTTTATTGAGTTCCACGGTGACAGGCTGTTTGGTGATGATCCTTCAATAGTTGGTGGAGTTGGGAAGCTAAACGGAAGACCAGTAACTGTTATTGGTCAACAAAAAGGAAGAGATACTAAGGAATATATTAAGAGAAACTTTGGAATGCCAAATCCTGAAGGCTATAGAAAAGCTTTAAGGCTTATGAAGCAGGCAGAAAAGTTTAATAGACCGGTAATATGCTTTGTAGATACTCCGGGGGCTTATCCAGGAATAGGGGCAGAGGAAAGAGGACAAGGAGAAGCTATAGCAAGAAACCTTATGGAAATGGCAAATCTAAAGGTACCTGTGGTGTCAGTAGTAATTGGTGAAGGTGGCAGCGGTGGAGCATTGGCTATGGCTGTAGCTGATGAGGTATGGATGCTTGAAAACTCCATATATTCAATTCTCTCACCAGAAGGCTTTGCAAGCATACTTTGGAAGGATAGCAGTAGGGCTAAAGAAGCAGCTGGTGTCATGAAAATAACTGCTGATGATTTAAAAAGCTTTGGAATCATAGACAGAGTTATTAAGGAACCATTAGGTGGAGCACACAAAAATGTTGATGAAACAGCAGCTAACATTAAATCAGCTTTAGAAGAAACAATAGGTATATTAGTAAAATATGATAGAGATACGCTTTTAAATAGAAGATATGATAAGTTTAGAAGCTTTGGAATATATAATGAGTAG